A genome region from Gloeocapsopsis sp. IPPAS B-1203 includes the following:
- a CDS encoding cupin domain-containing protein, protein MKKTIIAFVLFIVLILVMPLNASAAIAIPSTSNQPIQLIQPGEGERFQVGGDFITFKTLSEDTPGELSVIEITAAPQSGPPLHKHPPEVFYIVDGEFEFYGASPEDTVKATTGDFIHIPSGAPHAYKNVGTTPGKYLLFTSIAGNPGQLWFQKFEYEISNSLGNRVTDETSASTIPKFSDNKSMATIARKYGIEFLE, encoded by the coding sequence ATGAAAAAAACGATTATTGCTTTTGTCCTATTCATTGTTTTAATACTTGTAATGCCGCTGAATGCATCGGCAGCGATTGCCATCCCTTCCACATCAAATCAACCTATTCAATTGATTCAACCTGGAGAAGGTGAAAGATTTCAAGTTGGAGGCGATTTTATCACATTCAAAACTCTCAGTGAGGACACTCCAGGAGAACTGTCAGTTATCGAAATTACGGCTGCTCCGCAATCAGGACCACCTTTGCACAAACATCCACCAGAAGTTTTTTACATTGTCGATGGAGAATTTGAGTTTTATGGTGCTTCACCAGAAGACACAGTTAAAGCTACTACTGGAGACTTCATTCATATTCCCTCTGGTGCGCCTCACGCCTACAAAAATGTTGGGACAACTCCAGGAAAGTACTTACTTTTTACCTCAATTGCAGGAAACCCAGGGCAACTTTGGTTTCAAAAGTTTGAATATGAGATAAGCAACAGCTTGGGAAACCGAGTCACAGATGAAACATCTGCTTCTACAATTCCAAAGTTCTCGGATAACAAATCGATGGCTACAATTGCTCGTAAGTACGGAATCGAATTTTTAGAGTGA
- a CDS encoding sugar ABC transporter permease produces the protein MFNTKTIRGREQRTAWILIVPALLMLLFVFGYPILRAFWLSLFTQNLGTRLQPVFSGFDNYSRMAGDGRFWQSFWVTIIFTVSSVVLELILGLAIALILNQKFFGRGLVRTSAIIPWALPTALIGLAWAWIFNDQFGIVNDILLRLGIINTGINWLGDPTLAMFAVIFADVWKTTPFISILLLAGLQSISPDLYEAHSIDGATPWQNFRQITLPLLLPQILIAMLFRFAQAFGVFDLIQVMTGGGPGGATEVVSLYIYSTVMRYLDFGYGAALVVVTFLLLIVAVAIASLLLNKLRARTSGTT, from the coding sequence ATGTTTAATACAAAGACAATTCGAGGACGCGAACAACGGACAGCATGGATTTTGATTGTACCAGCCTTGCTGATGCTGTTGTTTGTTTTTGGTTATCCCATTCTCCGTGCTTTTTGGCTGAGTCTGTTTACTCAAAACTTGGGAACGCGACTGCAACCTGTCTTTTCTGGGTTTGACAATTATTCACGCATGGCAGGAGATGGTCGTTTTTGGCAAAGCTTCTGGGTAACAATTATCTTCACGGTTTCCTCAGTTGTGTTAGAGCTAATTTTAGGATTAGCGATCGCACTTATTCTTAATCAAAAGTTTTTTGGACGCGGTTTAGTGCGGACATCAGCGATTATTCCTTGGGCTTTACCAACAGCATTAATTGGTTTAGCTTGGGCGTGGATTTTTAATGACCAATTTGGGATAGTCAACGACATCTTACTGCGGCTGGGGATAATTAATACGGGAATTAACTGGCTAGGAGATCCGACACTAGCAATGTTTGCGGTGATCTTTGCTGACGTTTGGAAAACAACGCCATTTATTAGCATTCTGCTATTAGCAGGCTTGCAATCGATTTCACCTGACTTGTACGAAGCGCACTCGATTGATGGTGCGACACCTTGGCAAAATTTCCGGCAAATTACCTTACCGCTACTGCTACCGCAAATTTTAATTGCAATGCTGTTTCGATTTGCGCAAGCGTTTGGTGTTTTCGACCTCATCCAAGTTATGACTGGTGGTGGTCCTGGTGGTGCAACTGAAGTGGTATCACTATACATCTACTCAACTGTGATGCGCTACCTCGATTTTGGTTATGGCGCAGCACTCGTCGTAGTAACATTTTTGTTGCTGATAGTAGCTGTCGCGATCGCCAGCCTCCTCCTTAATAAATTACGCGCCAGAACATCTGGTACAACTTAA
- a CDS encoding type II toxin-antitoxin system PemK/MazF family toxin: MQSYESRDIILLSFPFANATELKRRPALVLLDTGDEDIIVARITSQITQGMFDVELLDWQQSGLRLASVVRVNKIATLEKRLVERRLGILTLEDWRRVQSKVSQLWNAML, from the coding sequence ATGCAAAGCTATGAGTCGAGAGATATAATCCTGCTATCATTCCCTTTTGCTAATGCTACTGAGTTAAAACGTCGTCCAGCACTGGTACTGCTGGATACTGGTGATGAAGATATCATTGTTGCTCGGATAACAAGTCAAATCACTCAGGGAATGTTTGATGTAGAGCTTTTAGATTGGCAACAATCAGGTTTACGACTTGCCTCAGTAGTTCGGGTAAATAAGATAGCAACGCTAGAAAAGCGTCTGGTTGAGCGCCGCTTAGGAATATTAACACTAGAAGATTGGCGAAGAGTGCAAAGTAAGGTAAGTCAACTTTGGAATGCTATGTTATGA
- the folB gene encoding dihydroneopterin aldolase, which produces MDCFHLTGIRCYGYTGYLPEEQVLGQWFEVNLTLWLDLSVAGKSDAIEDTLDYRSVINDVQHLVKTSKYALIERLVDAITTSILESDRVKQVQVRLTKLAAPIPDFGGKITVEITRSK; this is translated from the coding sequence ATGGACTGTTTTCATTTAACAGGAATTCGCTGCTACGGTTACACAGGTTATTTGCCCGAAGAACAGGTTTTGGGTCAATGGTTTGAGGTAAATTTGACGCTATGGTTGGATTTATCCGTAGCAGGTAAGAGTGATGCGATTGAGGATACTCTTGACTACCGTAGCGTGATTAATGACGTGCAGCACTTGGTTAAAACCTCAAAATATGCGTTGATCGAGCGCTTGGTGGATGCGATCACTACATCTATTCTAGAATCTGATCGCGTCAAACAAGTTCAAGTTCGCTTAACAAAACTCGCTGCCCCAATTCCTGATTTTGGTGGCAAAATTACCGTTGAAATCACAAGAAGCAAGTAA
- a CDS encoding carbohydrate ABC transporter permease, whose amino-acid sequence MTATPEVVSTTPRQAGGAKIPWRKILTTIAVILVVIFCLAPVMWQVLTSFKVNEDIAAVPTVYFPTRYTLDHYIELFVRRPFWRYILNSAFVSIVSTALALTLGAPASYALARLRPWGGKVILAGILIVTLFPGILLFIGLLEIIQQLGWGNNYLALIVPYTAINLPLTILVLRSFFEQLPKDLEDSARVDGYNTFQMLWQILLPMTLPALVTTGILTFIFAWNEFIFALTFITREELKTIPVAAAQLGGASVFEIPYGPIAAATVLGTLPLVLLVLFFQRKIVQGLTAGAVKG is encoded by the coding sequence ATGACTGCAACTCCTGAAGTAGTTTCAACAACTCCTAGACAAGCCGGTGGGGCAAAGATTCCTTGGAGGAAGATATTAACAACCATCGCAGTCATACTTGTTGTCATATTTTGCTTAGCGCCAGTAATGTGGCAGGTTTTAACTTCATTCAAGGTCAATGAAGATATTGCTGCTGTCCCAACCGTGTATTTTCCAACGCGTTATACCTTAGATCACTATATCGAGTTATTTGTGCGACGCCCATTTTGGCGTTACATCCTCAATAGTGCTTTTGTGTCAATTGTTTCTACCGCACTAGCTTTAACTCTTGGCGCACCGGCTTCTTACGCGCTAGCACGGTTACGTCCTTGGGGTGGTAAAGTGATTTTGGCAGGAATTCTAATCGTTACATTATTCCCAGGGATTTTGCTATTTATAGGACTTTTAGAAATTATCCAACAATTAGGATGGGGTAATAACTACCTTGCACTGATTGTTCCCTACACTGCAATCAATTTGCCATTAACAATTTTAGTGCTGCGCAGCTTTTTTGAGCAACTACCAAAAGATTTGGAAGACTCTGCTAGGGTAGACGGCTACAACACGTTTCAAATGCTGTGGCAGATCTTACTCCCGATGACACTTCCAGCTTTAGTCACAACTGGAATTCTCACCTTTATTTTTGCCTGGAACGAATTTATCTTCGCGTTGACATTCATAACTCGTGAGGAACTCAAAACAATTCCTGTTGCCGCAGCCCAATTAGGCGGGGCTTCGGTATTTGAAATTCCTTATGGTCCGATCGCTGCGGCAACTGTTCTTGGTACATTACCACTAGTTTTGCTGGTTCTCTTTTTCCAACGCAAGATCGTTCAAGGTCTTACTGCTGGCGCTGTTAAAGGTTAG
- a CDS encoding trehalase family glycosidase: protein MQQLSNLQFPSTEQIAAVRAYIKQSWQTLSRSPADILAAANDSKIERSENAPWLVYVSSKEDRLTVEQSLQQILSKEEFDAIEVKTLPADSQIQEHGLLYLPGSYVVPGGRFNEMFGWDSYFILLGLLQDRELELGQSLVNQLVYEVEHYGTILNANRTYFLTRSQPPVLTLMVLALFEHTQDKQWLQSVLPAIEKYYTFWTTEPHLHPETGLSRFFDSGTGPAPEVISDEKDDVGRTHYDRILEYYITQEIAGLDAYYDSASGFTESFYQGDRSMRESGFDCSHRFGLFNLEITQYLPVCLNVLLYQMEQDIAQIHQILSEKSLGKIWSDRATKRSQIINQLMWDEQAGLYFDYNFVTHQRSQYEFATTFYPLWAGIASQKQAEKVVENLSKFLAPGGLLTSTNVTGNQWDAPFGWAPLHLMTVQGLSRYHYLSQAKDVAQRFMTLVVREFEKSGAIVEKYDVVKCSANVSDEIRFGYSSNEIGFGWTNGVFLELLSFLSQ, encoded by the coding sequence ATGCAGCAATTATCGAATTTACAATTTCCCTCTACTGAGCAAATTGCAGCCGTCAGAGCATATATTAAACAAAGTTGGCAAACTTTGTCACGATCGCCTGCAGATATTCTAGCTGCAGCTAATGATTCTAAAATTGAACGTAGCGAAAATGCACCTTGGCTTGTCTATGTTTCTTCCAAAGAAGACCGTTTAACAGTTGAACAATCATTACAACAAATTCTAAGTAAAGAAGAATTTGATGCCATAGAAGTTAAAACTTTACCCGCAGATTCCCAAATCCAAGAACACGGGTTACTTTATTTGCCAGGTTCCTACGTTGTTCCTGGAGGACGTTTTAATGAAATGTTTGGTTGGGATAGTTATTTTATTTTATTAGGGTTACTGCAAGATCGAGAATTAGAACTTGGGCAAAGCTTAGTCAATCAACTTGTCTACGAAGTTGAACATTACGGCACAATTTTGAATGCTAACCGTACCTATTTTTTGACGCGATCGCAGCCTCCTGTATTAACTTTAATGGTGCTAGCACTGTTTGAGCATACGCAAGATAAACAATGGTTACAATCAGTACTTCCGGCAATTGAAAAGTATTACACCTTCTGGACTACAGAACCACATCTCCACCCAGAAACAGGGCTTTCACGTTTTTTTGACTCTGGAACAGGACCCGCACCTGAAGTTATCAGTGATGAAAAAGATGATGTGGGAAGAACTCACTATGACAGAATTTTAGAGTATTATATTACACAAGAAATCGCCGGACTGGATGCGTATTATGACTCAGCAAGCGGCTTCACCGAATCATTTTACCAAGGCGATCGCTCGATGCGCGAATCAGGATTTGATTGTTCGCATCGCTTCGGATTGTTTAATCTCGAAATTACTCAATATTTACCTGTATGTTTAAATGTTTTGCTGTATCAAATGGAGCAAGACATAGCACAAATTCATCAAATCTTAAGTGAAAAATCATTAGGAAAAATATGGAGCGATCGCGCAACCAAACGCAGTCAAATTATTAATCAATTAATGTGGGACGAACAAGCAGGACTTTATTTTGATTATAACTTTGTCACGCATCAACGCAGTCAGTATGAATTTGCTACTACATTCTATCCTTTATGGGCTGGGATAGCTTCGCAAAAACAAGCTGAAAAAGTAGTGGAAAACTTATCAAAATTTTTAGCGCCAGGTGGTTTACTAACTAGTACTAATGTAACAGGCAATCAATGGGACGCGCCGTTTGGCTGGGCACCTTTACATTTAATGACCGTACAAGGTTTAAGCCGTTATCATTATCTCTCGCAAGCTAAAGATGTTGCTCAAAGATTTATGACATTAGTTGTTCGAGAATTTGAAAAATCCGGCGCAATTGTTGAGAAATACGATGTAGTTAAATGTTCTGCCAATGTCTCTGATGAAATTCGCTTTGGCTATAGTTCCAACGAAATCGGTTTTGGCTGGACTAACGGAGTATTCTTAGAACTACTTAGTTTCTTAAGTCAGTAA
- a CDS encoding ABC transporter ATP-binding protein yields the protein MARLELKNLNKTFSPKVIPVKDVSLTVEDGEFLTLLGPSGCGKSTVLRMIAGLEEPTRGQIRLGGEDITFRRPGDRNMAMVFQSYALYPHMTVSENLASGLKLKNIPRAEIKQRVAEVAQLLGLEELLNRKPGQMSGGQRQRVAVGRALVRQAQVFLLDEPLSNLDALLRERVRADLKQIFATQKAPVVYVTHDQTEAMTLSSKVAVLNNGYVQQLAPPDRIYSHPANLFVAGFVGSPQMNLLTLPCRGRYALLGDFQIPLLDIPTVPPQIVLGIRPENVRVAQPEEEYIIQGRVFLVEHLGMHNLVSVRINSSHSEPQTVRALLPTDQVWSNEEITLALPPQSIHWFDVESGDSLVGRQRVETMS from the coding sequence ATGGCTAGACTCGAACTCAAAAACTTAAATAAAACCTTTTCTCCTAAAGTTATTCCGGTTAAAGACGTTAGTCTCACCGTAGAAGACGGAGAATTTTTAACATTACTTGGTCCTTCAGGTTGTGGTAAGTCTACAGTGTTAAGGATGATTGCGGGACTTGAGGAACCAACACGCGGTCAAATCCGGCTGGGGGGTGAAGATATCACCTTTAGACGTCCAGGCGATCGCAATATGGCAATGGTATTCCAAAGCTATGCATTGTATCCTCATATGACTGTCTCTGAAAACCTGGCTTCAGGACTCAAACTCAAAAATATTCCCCGCGCTGAAATCAAGCAGCGTGTTGCTGAAGTTGCCCAACTTCTTGGATTAGAAGAGTTACTCAACCGCAAACCAGGTCAAATGTCTGGAGGACAACGCCAGCGGGTTGCTGTTGGTCGGGCTTTGGTGCGTCAAGCCCAAGTATTTTTACTCGACGAACCTTTAAGTAACCTTGATGCATTACTACGCGAACGTGTCCGCGCAGATCTCAAACAAATTTTTGCGACTCAAAAAGCCCCAGTGGTCTACGTTACCCACGACCAAACCGAAGCAATGACACTTTCTTCTAAAGTTGCAGTGCTAAACAACGGCTATGTTCAACAACTCGCACCACCAGATCGCATTTACAGTCATCCTGCTAACTTATTTGTTGCAGGATTTGTCGGTAGCCCGCAGATGAATCTCCTTACTTTACCTTGTCGCGGGCGTTATGCACTACTTGGAGATTTTCAAATTCCGTTATTGGATATTCCCACAGTTCCCCCACAAATTGTGTTAGGAATTCGCCCAGAAAACGTCCGTGTTGCACAACCAGAAGAAGAATATATTATCCAAGGTAGAGTCTTTTTAGTCGAACACTTGGGGATGCACAACTTAGTGAGTGTCCGTATCAATAGTTCGCATTCAGAACCGCAAACAGTACGTGCATTGTTACCCACAGACCAAGTTTGGAGTAACGAAGAAATTACTCTTGCTTTACCACCACAAAGTATTCACTGGTTCGACGTTGAGTCAGGAGATTCATTGGTGGGAAGACAAAGAGTAGAAACGATGAGTTAG
- a CDS encoding AraC family transcriptional regulator translates to MNEEISTASSRLCLGRATLDRFVVELFQQPAYELPESCLLTEHRIILNLGNSYNVEQWYDGCYQQSQMDTGNFTVLPIGMNRRVIWDRPIEFLLLQLEPVYMQQMVLGLSDRYQLELIPHYKRQDSLIHQIGLALKTELQSQGLGGKLYLESMMATLTIQLLRHHAHWTSFTQTPGGLSKYQLRQVIDYIHSNLEHELSLDELASIAQTSKYYLIRLFKRSMGVTLHRYVTTCRIEKAKQLLAQRNLSIVEICHLVGFQSQSHFTHLFHRYVGITPKVYRDGL, encoded by the coding sequence TTTGTTGTTGAGCTTTTTCAACAACCTGCCTATGAGCTACCAGAATCCTGTTTACTGACGGAACACAGAATTATCCTCAATCTTGGCAATTCTTACAATGTGGAACAGTGGTACGACGGATGTTATCAGCAAAGTCAGATGGACACGGGAAACTTTACGGTTTTGCCGATAGGGATGAATCGTCGAGTCATTTGGGATCGACCAATTGAATTTCTACTTTTGCAGTTAGAGCCTGTTTATATGCAGCAAATGGTGTTGGGGTTGAGCGATCGCTATCAGCTGGAATTAATACCTCATTACAAACGTCAAGATTCTCTTATTCATCAAATTGGTTTAGCGTTGAAAACCGAATTACAAAGCCAGGGTTTGGGGGGAAAGCTTTATCTTGAGTCGATGATGGCAACTTTAACGATACAACTTTTAAGACATCACGCTCACTGGACATCATTCACACAAACTCCAGGCGGTTTGTCCAAGTATCAGTTACGGCAAGTCATTGATTACATTCATAGTAACCTTGAGCACGAGTTGAGCCTTGACGAGCTAGCAAGTATTGCCCAAACAAGCAAGTATTATCTTATCCGACTATTCAAACGATCAATGGGAGTTACGTTACATCGATATGTAACCACCTGTCGTATTGAAAAAGCTAAACAGCTATTAGCCCAGCGAAACTTGTCAATTGTCGAAATTTGCCATCTTGTTGGATTTCAAAGCCAAAGTCACTTTACTCATCTGTTTCATCGCTACGTTGGTATTACACCGAAAGTCTACCGAGACGGTTTGTAA
- the menD gene encoding 2-succinyl-5-enolpyruvyl-6-hydroxy-3-cyclohexene-1-carboxylic-acid synthase: MVTVVIDWRNTNSVWGSILAETFGRLGLTTAVICPGSRSTPLAIAFAQTDGVEAIPILDERSAAFFALGIARQAGRPVVLVCTSGTAAANFYPAVIEARESRVPLIILTADRPPELRDCHSGQTIDQTKLYNTYPNWYAELALPSLDIEILAYLRQTLIYAWERSRYPVAGVVHLNIPFRDPLAPIPDTTAAALRSQFNPQNFFNSIQLPITNYQLPIPHPKEWKQYERGIIIAGIAQPQQPREYCGAIAQLAKTLKFPVLAEALSPVRNYADLNPYLISTYDLIVRNPQLAQQLQPKIVIQIGELPTSKDLRQWLSVTQPQRWIVDSCDHNLDPLHGKTIHLRTTVEQLAQSIEPKAPTPYLQLWCDVEAKVRLACDRTMTEIEHLFEGKAAWLLSQVLPSETPLFIANSMPVRDMEFFWKPSNSNIRPFFNRGANGIDGTLSTALGVAHRNQSSVLLTGDLALLHDTNGFLIKNKFAGRLTIVLINNNGGGIFEMLPISKFEPPFEEFFATPQNIDFAQLCATYNVEHELIDSWEQLQKKINPLPTTGIRVLELKTNRKADAQWRKENLGKLAAITM; encoded by the coding sequence GTGGTTACTGTAGTGATTGATTGGCGAAATACAAATTCTGTCTGGGGTTCGATATTAGCAGAGACTTTTGGGCGGCTAGGATTAACAACAGCCGTGATTTGTCCAGGTTCGCGATCTACACCACTAGCGATCGCCTTTGCCCAAACTGATGGAGTTGAAGCAATACCTATTTTAGACGAACGTTCCGCAGCATTTTTTGCATTGGGAATTGCTCGTCAAGCAGGACGCCCAGTAGTATTAGTTTGTACCTCAGGAACCGCTGCTGCAAATTTCTACCCCGCAGTTATTGAAGCACGAGAAAGCCGAGTTCCTCTCATCATCCTCACCGCAGATCGTCCCCCAGAACTACGTGATTGTCATTCAGGACAAACAATCGATCAAACAAAGTTATACAATACATACCCCAACTGGTACGCTGAATTAGCACTACCTTCATTAGATATTGAAATCTTGGCGTATCTACGCCAAACACTGATTTATGCATGGGAGCGGTCGCGCTATCCTGTTGCTGGAGTAGTACATCTCAACATCCCCTTTCGCGATCCTTTAGCACCCATCCCCGACACCACCGCAGCTGCATTACGATCGCAATTCAATCCACAAAACTTCTTCAACAGCATCCAATTACCAATTACCAATTACCAATTACCAATTCCCCATCCTAAAGAATGGAAACAATACGAGCGCGGAATTATCATCGCCGGAATTGCCCAACCACAACAACCACGCGAATATTGTGGTGCGATCGCCCAACTTGCTAAAACGCTCAAATTTCCGGTACTCGCCGAAGCACTTTCCCCAGTCAGAAACTACGCGGATCTCAATCCTTATTTGATTTCTACCTACGATTTGATTGTGCGCAATCCGCAACTAGCACAACAGCTACAACCAAAAATCGTGATTCAAATCGGGGAACTTCCCACAAGTAAAGATTTGCGTCAATGGTTAAGCGTTACCCAACCCCAGCGCTGGATTGTTGATTCTTGCGATCATAATCTCGATCCACTGCATGGCAAAACAATTCATTTACGAACCACAGTAGAACAGCTAGCGCAATCTATCGAACCGAAAGCACCAACTCCATATTTACAGTTGTGGTGTGATGTGGAAGCTAAGGTAAGGTTGGCATGCGATCGCACAATGACGGAAATTGAGCATTTATTTGAAGGTAAAGCTGCCTGGTTACTGTCGCAAGTTCTCCCATCAGAAACACCCTTATTTATCGCCAATAGTATGCCCGTACGCGATATGGAGTTTTTCTGGAAACCGAGTAATTCTAATATCCGCCCATTTTTTAACCGTGGTGCCAATGGTATTGATGGCACATTATCAACTGCCTTAGGAGTAGCACATCGCAATCAAAGTAGTGTGTTACTAACAGGCGATTTAGCTTTATTACACGACACCAACGGTTTTTTAATCAAAAATAAGTTTGCTGGACGTTTAACCATTGTTCTGATTAACAATAATGGCGGTGGTATTTTTGAAATGTTACCTATTTCTAAGTTTGAGCCACCCTTTGAAGAGTTCTTTGCTACACCACAAAATATAGATTTTGCTCAACTATGTGCTACTTACAATGTAGAGCATGAGTTAATTGATTCTTGGGAACAATTGCAAAAAAAAATAAATCCACTTCCTACAACAGGAATTAGAGTGTTGGAATTAAAAACCAATAGAAAAGCCGATGCGCAGTGGCGAAAAGAGAATTTAGGAAAGCTTGCAGCGATTACTATGTGA